A single window of Nicotiana sylvestris chromosome 3, ASM39365v2, whole genome shotgun sequence DNA harbors:
- the LOC138868133 gene encoding E3 ubiquitin-protein ligase RSL1-like, with the protein MSLPYLISDREYANKLQMQHVLVNSFENSHPHLSSTNQETPELSQDFCGICQKIKGADRIMFKLENCCRHSFCSHCIGLYVQSKIRDNIFPITCPDVIARWEEGLTESAIPIGEKLYCPYERCSKLLIYDHGKKMLHECICPWCQKLFCAQCRVPWHSGRDCYKFQKEEKDREDDQKVKLLAENKKWINCPSCKSLVEKVDGCKHMTCRSVFLVNCSNYF; encoded by the exons ATGTCTCTGCCTTACCTGATATCAGATCGCGAATATGCAAACAAACTGCAGATGCAACATGTTCTTGTAAACTCTTTTGAAAACTCTCATCCTCATTTGTCATCAACAAACCAAGAAACCCCTGAATTATCCCAAGATTTCTGTGGGATTTGCCAGAAGATAAAAGGAGCAGATCGAATTATGTTCAAACTCGAAAACTGCTGTCGTCATTCTTTCTGTTCTCACTGCATAGGCCTATATGTCCAATCCAAGATTCGCGACAACATTTTCCCTATAACTTGTCCAG ATGTTATTGCAAGGTGGGAGGAGGGCTTGACGGAGTCAGCTATTCCTATTGGTGAAAAGTTGTATTGTCCTTATGAAAGATGTTCAAAGTTGCTCATTTACGATCATGGTAAAAAGATGCTTCACGAGTGCATATGTCCTTGGTGCCAAAAACTGTTCTGTGCGCAGTGCCGTGTCCCTTGGCACTCTGGCCGTGATTGTTACAAGtttcaaaaggaagaaaaagacaGAGAAGATGATCAAAAAGTTAAGCTGCTTGCTGAGAACAAAAAATGGATCAATTGCCCTAGCTGCAAATCACTTGTGGAGAAGGTTGATGGCTGTAAACACATGACGTGCAGGTCAGTGTTTCTCGTTAACTGTTCTAACTATTTTTAA